A portion of the Cervus elaphus chromosome X, mCerEla1.1, whole genome shotgun sequence genome contains these proteins:
- the LOC122690590 gene encoding probable histone-lysine N-methyltransferase PRDM7: MSRGPLNKVSSLKELPGAAKLLKTSSSKQAQKPVPPPREARTPGQHPRQKVELRRKETGVKRYSLQKRAMCTKRSASPRMTTTSVQERGQML; this comes from the exons ATGTCCAGAGGACCATTAAATAAGGTTTCTAGTTTGAAAGAATTGCCGGGAGCAGCAAAATTGCTGAAGACGAGTAGCTCCAAGCAGGCTCAGAAACCAGTACCCCCTCCCAGAGAAGCAAGGACCCCTGGACAGCACCCCAGACAAAAAGTCG aactcagaagaaaggagACTGGAGTAAAGAGGTACAGTCTACAAAAAAGGGCCATGTGTACCAAGAGGTCAGCGAGCCCCAGGATGACAACTACCTCT GTACAGGAACGAGGCCAAATGCTGTGA